Below is a genomic region from Desulfobacter sp..
GGATATCGTACAGACCATGACCCGGTTTATCCCCGGCCCTGTTCAAAAACAGCCCCGCCCTTGGTCCGGGTTTAAAAAACTGGACATGGAAAAAATAGATTCCAGAATCACAAAAAAGCTGAACCAGGACATCCTCTCCCATTTACCCGAGATTCAGGATGCCATGAAAATATCAGACATCAAAATCTTTGCCGGAGAAATTAAGACGCTTGGATCAAAGACAGGTTGCAGGGAACTTGAAAATTTCGGAACGGATCTGGTTCACCAGACCCAGACCTTTGACATTGAAGAGATCCATATTCGCCTGGCGCATCTTGCCAAAATTTCCAGGGAAATACAAAAAACGCCCGGCTAGGGGGTTTCTTTTTTAGGGGCAAAAAAAGTTCTCAACCACCCAAAAAGTGTGTTGCCGTCCAAAAAGGCTTTTTCCGAGGCCTCAAGAATCCGGGTCATCTCCCGGGTATCTGAATACCGGTCCTTGCGGGTGATCATTTCCCGGTCCACATCCAGTTTCCGGACAATCTTGGCCGGATTTCCCGCGGCAATGACATTGGCCGGAATATCCGAAGTCACCACGGATCCGGCACCGATAATGGAATTTTCCCCGATGGTCACCCCCTTGCAGACAATGGCGGAATCCCCGATCCAGACATTATCCTCAAGAACAACACTGGTCTTTGTATCCGGCGGCAGGGACCGGTCATAAATCCCGTGCCAGTCCGAGTCGGTGACATAGGCATGGCTGGCCAGCATACAGGAATCGCCGATGGTGATGGAATTGGCCGCAGAAATCCTCACCCCCGGTGAAATCAGCACATGATTTCCAATACAAATCCCCTGGATATCCTTTTCTTCGGACCAGACCGTCAGCCGGGTTTTTTTATCAGAACAGCCCAAGAGGGTGACATGGCTGCCGATGGAGATAGGACCGCCGAAAAGCTCAATATACCAGGGCTTGATAATATAGGGATGGGGCCCCAAAGACCTCAGCTGGGGTTCAAGATACTGGCGGACATAAAAGGCCTGAAGTCTGTACCAGGCCTGTTTAATATAATAGGGTCTTTTATCCTTAATCACGATCCAGGTCCTTGTACCGGTACCCATTCCAGGCGTCATGGTCAAAGAGGCGTCCGGCCGGGGTCAGCCCGTAAAGGGCGTCTGCCGCCATGAGCACGACGGCATTGGTCCAGGAGATTTTATCTTCCGGCCAGATCACCATGTCCGGATAGGTATACCCGCACCAAAAGGTATGATCGTCAAAGACCCGGTTGTGAATCCATGAAAACAAAATACCGGCCTTTTGTTTGCGCCCCATACCGTGAAGCGCCAGCACCAGTTCCGCGGTTTCGGCAATGGTGACCCAGGGCTGATCAGAGACACAGCGGCACCCCTGGCCTTCAATCACATACTTGTTCCAGTACTTGTCAACGCGGGCCGCGGCCTTTGCCCCTCTCAGGGCCCCTGACAAAATAGGATAAAACCAGTACATGGAAAACCTGGATTTGGATACATTATAAGTATGAATATTTTCCTGGATGGATATTTCCAGACGAAGGAGCGCCTTTGCCCATTCATCTTTTTTCCTGCCCAGGATTTCGGCAATGGCCAGGCCGCATTTCAGGCTCATGAAAATAGACGAAGATCCGGCCAGCAGGGACATAGGATCCACCTTGCCTTCAGGACTTTTTGCCCAGTAGATTTCGCCGGATCCGGTCTGAAGGGTCAAGGCAAATTCAATCCCTTTTTCCATGGCAGGCCAGAACCGGGAAAGTTCTGATTTGTCCCGATAAATCAAATATTGGTGGAAAAGGCCCACAGCCATGTAACAGGCCATATGGGTCTCGCATGTCCGGTCTTCGGGCACCCCGTTTACATATGAAGAATACCAGGACCCGTCATGATTCTGGGTCTTCACCAGCCAGTCCAGACCTGCCAGGGCCTGGGCGTGGCACCCCCCGATGTTCAGTCCCATAACCGACTCCACCAGATCCCAGGGATCGGTTTTTCCGTTGATATGCCAGGGGATGTCACCGTTATCCTGCTGAAGAAAGGCAATGCCCTGTGTAACTGAGTCTATGTTCAGAGGAAATTCAGGGTGTATGTTTGCGGGTATACGAGGCATTGGCATCTTTCAAGTTTGTAATATCCGTTTAAAAAACCCAATCACCGTATCAAACCCCTTTTATTTTTACAAGACGCTTAAATTTTTATTCATGAATGATAATTCATACCTCAAGATGATTTGCCCCCCCGGGATCCCCCCGGAAATGATCTTTGGAGATTTTCACACACAAACCTTTGAAATTGATAAATATTTTACCCATTCCCAAACCAATCCCATAAAAATATTTTTCCTTGACAATCCAGACCCATTTCGATAAATCAAAATGAATGGTCATTCATAATATTGAATATATACTCGAACTTTAGGAGGAAATCATGGTAAGAAAGATCAGAAAGGCTGTAGTCATCGGGTCCGGAATCATGGGAGGCGGGATTGCTGCCCTTCTTGCCGGTGCCGGTGTTGATGTACTGCTCCTGGACATCGTTCCTTTTGACTTAACAGACGAAGAAAAAAATGATCCTGCTGCAAGGAACCGTATTGTAAAAGCAGGTATGGATGCAGCCCTTGCATCAAAACCCTCTTTGTTTTTCAACAAAAAAGATGCCGGCAGAATTGCCATTGGCAATCTGGACGACGACATTGAAAAACTGGCTGAATGCGACTGGATCGTAGAAGTGGTTGTTGAGAACCTCAAGATCAAAAGAGATCTCTTTGAAAAGGTTGCCAAAGTCAGAAAAGAAGGCGCCATCATCTCTACCAACACCTCGGGTATCCCTCTTAAAGACATCTGTGAAGGCTTTTCCCCGGAATTTAAAGAACATTTCATGGGCACCCATTTCTTTAATCCGGTCCGGTACATGCACCTGCTGGAGCTGATTCCGGGAGCTGAGACCAAACAGGAGATCCTGGATTTCATTGCCGGATTTGGCGAGAAAAACCTGGGTAAAGGCATTGTATGGGCCAAAGACACGCCCAACTTTGTGGGCAACAGAATCGGTATCCATGGCATTGGCGCCGCCATCAAATTCATGGTGGAAGACGGCCTGACCGTTCCTGAAGTAGACGCCCTGTTCGGCCCGGCCCTGGGTCGTCCCAAAACAGCTATATTTAAAACCACTGACCTGGTCGGCCTGGACACCATGGCCCATGTGGCCCAGAACTCCTACGAACTCTGCACGGACGATGAGCAGAGAGAGTCCATGAACCTGCCCGAATTCATCGGAAAAATGGTTGAAAAAAACATGCTGGGCAACAAGACCCAGGGCGGTTTTTACAAGACAGAACTGACTCCGGAATGGAAAAAACTGCGCAAGGTCCTGAATGTTGAAACCCTGGAATATGAAGATCTGAACCGGCCGACCTTTCCCTGCCTGGATGAGGCCAAGAAAAAAGCCACCCTGGTTGAAAAAATGGCCTGTGTTCTCAAGGGCGAAGACCGTGGTGCCAAATTTGCCTGGAAATGCATGTCAAATGCCTTCCAGTATGCGGCCAACCGGGTACCTGAAATCGCAGATACCATCGTTGAAATCGACAACTCCATGAAATGGGGTTACAACTTTGAAATGGGTCCCTTTGAAGCCTGGGATGCATACGGTGTTGAAGCGTCAGTAGAAAGAATGAAGGCCGAAGGCCTGGACGTGCCGGCCAATGTTCTGGCAATGCTGGACAAGGGTGTTGCCTTTTTTTACAAACTTGAAAACGGCATTCGGTATTATTACGACTTCTCCTCAGGCGAATACAAAGCGGTTCCCGTATCTAAATCCATGGTTTCCATTGCTGCGGCCAAGGGCAACAACAAAACCGTCCTTGAAAATGGTTCCGCCAGCCTTGTAGACATCGGAGACGATGTATTCTGCATAGAATTTCATACCAAGATGAACGCCATCAACGGTGAAATCGTTGACATCATGGCAGATGCCAGGGACTATGTGGACAAAAACGGTTGCGGTCTGGTCATCGGCAATGAAGCCGGCGGCATGCCCGGCGCCTTTTCTGCCGGAGCAGACCTCTCCTTTATCTCCAAACTCTGCCACGATAAAAAATATGCTGAAATCGAAGCCTTCCTAAAGGTTGCCCAGGATGGTATCCAGGCGGCCAAATATGCTCCCTACCCGGTGGTTGCCGCTCCCTACGGCATGGTTCTGGGCGGCGGTTGCGAGACCTGCCTGGGCGCAGACCGGATGGTGGCCCATTCAGAGCTTTACATGGGTCTGGTCGAAATCGGCGTGGGCCTTCTGCCCGCCGGCGGCGGATGCATGAACCTCTGGAAAAAATATGTCACTGCCCTTCCCGGTAAAACCGTGAAAGAGGTGGATCTGGCCAGAATCTTTATCCAGTGCTTTATGAAAGTTGCCATGGCAGCCGTTTCCATGTCTGCACCCGGCGCCCAGAGTAACGGATTCCTCGGCCAGGCCGACCGGATCGTCATGAACCGGGACAACCTCATTGGTGAAGCCAAAAAAGAAGTATTGAAAATGGTGGATGACGGATATGTGCCCCCGGCCAAACAGCCCCTCAAGGTGTTTGGTAATGCAGGCCAGGGAATGATCCAGGCAGAGCTTTACAACATGCTCAACGGCAAATTCATGAGCGAACATGATGCCTTTTTGGCAACACGGATCGGATATGTCATGAGCGGCGGCGAAGTAAAAGTCGGCAGTGAAATTGATGAAGAGACGATCCTCAAGCTGGAAAGGGACGCTTTTGTTGACTTCTGTAAAGAAGAAAAAACCATTGCCAGAATCGACCATATGCTGAAAACCGGCAAACCGCTCAGAAACTAAGGAGGACTTTCAAATGAAAGACGCATATATTGTACAATCCGTCAGAACCCCGGGCTGCAAGCAGAGAAGAGGTCTTTTCAACCAGACCCGGCCCGAAGAGCTGGCATCTTTTATCATGAAAGAAGCCGTTGACAGAACCCCCAACCTTGAAGCCAAGGACATTGACGATGTCATGATAGGCTGCGCCTTCCCCGAAGCGGAACAGGGACTGAACCTGGGCCGGGTCGCCGCTAGAATGGCCGGCTTTCCCAACGAGGTTTCCGGCGCCACCGTCAACCGGTTCTGCGCTTCCGGCCTTGAAGCCATTGCCCTGGCCTCTGCCCGGGTATCCATGGGCTGGTCTGACATCTGCATGGGTGCAGGCTGCGAATCCATGACCTTTGTTCCCATGGGCGGCAATGTGCCCCGTCCCCATCCTGAATTTTCAAAGACCAACCCTGAAGATTATATTTCCATGGGCATCACGGCTGAAAACGTGGCCAACCGCTACAATGTCACCCGGGAAGACCAGGATATCTTTGCCGCGGCATCCCAGGACAAGGCAGCCGCTGCCAGGGATAATGGTAAATTTACCGAAATTGTCCCCACCCCGGCCTTTAAATTTGTCAAACAGGCCGACGGCACCTACAAAAAAGAATCCTTTATTGTAGAGCATGACGACGGTATCCGGCAATCCACTCCCGAAGGGTTAGGCAAACTGAGAACCGTTTTTGCCGTAAACGGATCCGTAACCGCAGGTAACTCTTCCCAGACCACGGACGGTGCTGCAGCCACCATTATCGCGTCCAAGGAAAAATGCGAAGAACTCGGTCTCACCCCCATTGCCAGGCTGGTTGCCTATACATCTGTGGGATGCCGGTCCGATGAAATGGGTGTCGGCCCCAGATATGCCATTCCCGCAGTCCTGAAACGGGCCGGCCTGACCATTGACGACATTGATATCTATGAAATCAATGAAGCCTTTGCCTCCCAGGCCCTCTACTGCATCAGGGAACTGGGCCTTGAAAAATATATGGATAGAATCAATATCCACGGCGGTGCCATTGCCCTGGGTCATCCCCTGGGATGTACCGGAGCAAAACTCACAGCCACCTGCCTTGCCAACCTCAAAGAGGTGAACGGTAAATATGGAATCGTTTCCATGTGTATCGGCGGCGGCATGGGCGCTGCAGGCATATTTGAAAGACTATAGCATGATCTTGTTGTTTGTTTAAAAAGAACCGGTTCTTCTTGTTTTCAGGGAAGGACCGGTTTTTTTGTCTATCCTTATCCTGTGCCCCGAAAAGATGCCGGAACAAACGGTTTGAATGCCTTTTTTTTTCCTGGCTCCAAAAATCATTGAACACGCATACGTCTCCTGAATTTTAAGACCCCGCTTTTAAGAAATTTCTCAAAAAAAAGCACATCTTTCGCTTGCAGTTTCTGGCATTTTATTGTGCATACAATCTCACCGTTTACCTCCCGATTTAAATCTCCGGAGAGATAAAACTCATTATTTTAAAGCAATAGATTAAGTCTATTTCCTCAGCCTGTCCCGGCTGGGGGCATGTGTGCTACAGCGTTTGCCCCCAATGCGGGACCGGACCCGGGAAAAGAGTATTTTTATTTAAAAGGCGCATCCATGGATGCAAAAAAGGAGGCTCGTGGTTAACAGAATCATACCCCCCAAGGGGATAAAAACCAGTATCCGGTCAAATTTTTTCTTCTACTATTTTGTCTTTGGGCTGATTCCCCTGGTTACCCTGGGTTTTTTTTCCTATAAAACCGCCTCAGACGCCCTGAAGAATCAGGCAAGGGAACAATTGGGGCATCTGGCTGAAAAAACCGCCCACCAGGTGGATGCCTTTTTTGAAAATATTGAAAAAGACATTATCATGTATTCGGATTGTCTATTTATCCGGCAGTTTTTTTCCAAGCACACCCCAAAAAAACCCTCTGGCGCCATTGAAAGATACCTGAAAGGGCACAGCCATTGCCGGCAAATTCTTTTTTTGGATTCAACGGGCAGACAGATCATGGGCGTCCCGGACAAGGCAGAGCCCTGGAACCCGTCCCGGTTTGCCGCAGCCTGGGACCGGGATCTTTACTTTTCAGAAATCCTGCACAAAGACGGAGAGGCCTTTCTCCTTCTGTCTAAAAAGGTATATGATTTTAAGACCCCGAATCGGGCGGTGGGACTTCTTGTCTTTGAAATCCGTGCCAGTGCGCTCACCGCCTTTGTCTCTTCCTTGAAAATGGGGACCCGGGGGTATGGATTTATGATGAATAACCAGGGACATATCATCTACCACCCGGATAGTACACTCCAATGCGCAGACAACGTTGAAATCCTGGGGGATAAGGCGTTTTCAAAATTACTCTTTCGCATGAAATCAGGACAGAGGGGGGTCGGGCCGTATCGGTTCAGAAACAAGGATAAATTCCTGGTCTTTGCCCCCTGTAGTAGACAGCCCTGGAGTGTGGGCATCGCCCTCCGTCAAAACGAATTCATGACAGAGATAACCTGCCTGAGGAACAAGGTGATCACCTTTGGAAGTTTGTTGGTTTTACTGGTTAGCCTGGTCATCATGACCTTTGTCAAAAGCTTTACCCTGCCCATCCAAAAGCTGACCTCCAGGGCAAGGGCCATTGGCCGGGGGGACCTGGATCAGGTCATATTGATCTCTTCTCCAACCGAACTTCAGTGTTTGGCCATGGAGTTTAACAATATGGCGGCCAGGCTGAAAAAGAGCATGAACGAAACCATTGCCCTGAAAACCTTTAACGACGATATTTTACAAAGTGTCTCGTCGGGCATTATCACCATAGACTGCTCAGGGAGCCTGACCTCAATTAATAGAAGTGCGAAAAATATTCTCGGCATTCTCCCGGATATGGTTGACCCGGGCAAAACAACAAAATTCCTCCCCCCCGGCCTGACCAAAGTAACTCGGCTGTTAAACCATACCCTGGAAAAAGGCGAACCCCTCACCCAAGATGAATCAGAGTACCCCATAGCCCAAGGCGACCCTGTGTTTTTAGAAATTACGAGGGCGTTCAAAATTCTGTGTCAGTTGAATGAAAGCTGATATACTCAGCTAAATAAGGAGAACTGACATGCCCGAAGAAAACACCGAATTTGATTTTCAAAAAGCCCTTAAAGGCATCCAGGAAGGTAAACCCTTCACAGGTAAGGGCGGCGTCCTTACATCATTAATCAAAAATCTTGCTGAAGCTGCTCTTGAAGGAGAGTTGGAGTCCCATCTCGGGCAGGAAGTTTCTGCCAACCGCCGTAATGGAAAAAGCAAAAAGACCATTAAATCCCTGGATGGTAAATTTGAGCTGGAAACCCCGCGTGACAGGGCCGGAACCTTCTCTCCACAGATCGTCAAAAAACATCAGACAACGCTCAGCGATGAAATTGAAAGAAAGATAATAGCCCTTTACGGCCTGGGCATGAGTTATAATGATATGGCTTCCCATTTACAGGAAATCTATGGACTTGAGATTTCAAATGCCACTCTGAGCACCATTACCGATAAAATCATCCATACCGTCAAAGAATGGCAGGCCAGGCCGTTGGAAAATGTGTACCCAATCGTATGGCTTGATGCCATACATTATAAAGTACGAGAAAACGGAAAGGTCGGCAGCAAAGCCGTTTACACAATTCTTGGGGTGAATATCGAGGGCCGCAAAGAGGTTCTTGGGCTGTACATATCCGAGAATGAGGGTGCGAACTTCTGGCTGCAGGTGTTAACAGACCTTTCAAACCGAGGGGTAAAAGATATCCTGATTGCCTGTGTTGATGGTCTAAAAGGTTTTCCCGAGGCCATTGAGACCATATTCCCGGACACAGAAGTTCAACTCTGCGTAGTCCACCAGATCCGAAATTCATTGAAATACGTTGGTTCCAAAAATAAAAAGGAATTTATGGCAGATCTCAGTAGTGTCCGGTTAGGTTGTTGCATATAAAAAGCATCTAAAATCATTGAAAAAACAGTCGGTTTTGTGTTGACAAATGTGCGTAAAAATTTTTGTGCGCCTTGAAAATTTAACTCAAGGAGCTCAAATGACGCACATCTCAGTCCCTAAAAAACAACTACGGTCCCTGAACTTTGACAATTTCAGGTGCCCTCTGATAAAGTCACTTTCAAAAGCACCGGAATTACAATCTCGAGGAGACCGCCCTTTAAAAATGACATTCGAAGACCAGATAAATGCTTTGGTTTATTTCCATCTTCAGGAGCACAAGTCTGCCCGACATTTAATTCAGGATCTCAAGGAGAATGTTTTTGCTAAAGAAAATATTGCGCCAGACGGTGGTATCAGCCGTAGTAGTTTCTGTGAAGCCATCAATCACAGGGGACTCGAACAACTGCAATTTATCTTTGAGGATCTTTATAAACAGGCTCTTGAGTGTCATCCGGGTGAACACGCCGAGTTAGGAGAGTTGGTTTCCATTGACGGTAGTCTCATAAATGCAGTCCTTTCAATGCACTGGGCGAACTACAGAAAAGGAAGTAAAAAAGCCAAAGTACAT
It encodes:
- a CDS encoding acyltransferase, producing the protein MIKDKRPYYIKQAWYRLQAFYVRQYLEPQLRSLGPHPYIIKPWYIELFGGPISIGSHVTLLGCSDKKTRLTVWSEEKDIQGICIGNHVLISPGVRISAANSITIGDSCMLASHAYVTDSDWHGIYDRSLPPDTKTSVVLEDNVWIGDSAIVCKGVTIGENSIIGAGSVVTSDIPANVIAAGNPAKIVRKLDVDREMITRKDRYSDTREMTRILEASEKAFLDGNTLFGWLRTFFAPKKETP
- a CDS encoding phenyltransferase domain-containing protein; translation: MPRIPANIHPEFPLNIDSVTQGIAFLQQDNGDIPWHINGKTDPWDLVESVMGLNIGGCHAQALAGLDWLVKTQNHDGSWYSSYVNGVPEDRTCETHMACYMAVGLFHQYLIYRDKSELSRFWPAMEKGIEFALTLQTGSGEIYWAKSPEGKVDPMSLLAGSSSIFMSLKCGLAIAEILGRKKDEWAKALLRLEISIQENIHTYNVSKSRFSMYWFYPILSGALRGAKAAARVDKYWNKYVIEGQGCRCVSDQPWVTIAETAELVLALHGMGRKQKAGILFSWIHNRVFDDHTFWCGYTYPDMVIWPEDKISWTNAVVLMAADALYGLTPAGRLFDHDAWNGYRYKDLDRD
- a CDS encoding 3-hydroxyacyl-CoA dehydrogenase/enoyl-CoA hydratase family protein: MVRKIRKAVVIGSGIMGGGIAALLAGAGVDVLLLDIVPFDLTDEEKNDPAARNRIVKAGMDAALASKPSLFFNKKDAGRIAIGNLDDDIEKLAECDWIVEVVVENLKIKRDLFEKVAKVRKEGAIISTNTSGIPLKDICEGFSPEFKEHFMGTHFFNPVRYMHLLELIPGAETKQEILDFIAGFGEKNLGKGIVWAKDTPNFVGNRIGIHGIGAAIKFMVEDGLTVPEVDALFGPALGRPKTAIFKTTDLVGLDTMAHVAQNSYELCTDDEQRESMNLPEFIGKMVEKNMLGNKTQGGFYKTELTPEWKKLRKVLNVETLEYEDLNRPTFPCLDEAKKKATLVEKMACVLKGEDRGAKFAWKCMSNAFQYAANRVPEIADTIVEIDNSMKWGYNFEMGPFEAWDAYGVEASVERMKAEGLDVPANVLAMLDKGVAFFYKLENGIRYYYDFSSGEYKAVPVSKSMVSIAAAKGNNKTVLENGSASLVDIGDDVFCIEFHTKMNAINGEIVDIMADARDYVDKNGCGLVIGNEAGGMPGAFSAGADLSFISKLCHDKKYAEIEAFLKVAQDGIQAAKYAPYPVVAAPYGMVLGGGCETCLGADRMVAHSELYMGLVEIGVGLLPAGGGCMNLWKKYVTALPGKTVKEVDLARIFIQCFMKVAMAAVSMSAPGAQSNGFLGQADRIVMNRDNLIGEAKKEVLKMVDDGYVPPAKQPLKVFGNAGQGMIQAELYNMLNGKFMSEHDAFLATRIGYVMSGGEVKVGSEIDEETILKLERDAFVDFCKEEKTIARIDHMLKTGKPLRN
- a CDS encoding thiolase family protein, with amino-acid sequence MKDAYIVQSVRTPGCKQRRGLFNQTRPEELASFIMKEAVDRTPNLEAKDIDDVMIGCAFPEAEQGLNLGRVAARMAGFPNEVSGATVNRFCASGLEAIALASARVSMGWSDICMGAGCESMTFVPMGGNVPRPHPEFSKTNPEDYISMGITAENVANRYNVTREDQDIFAAASQDKAAAARDNGKFTEIVPTPAFKFVKQADGTYKKESFIVEHDDGIRQSTPEGLGKLRTVFAVNGSVTAGNSSQTTDGAAATIIASKEKCEELGLTPIARLVAYTSVGCRSDEMGVGPRYAIPAVLKRAGLTIDDIDIYEINEAFASQALYCIRELGLEKYMDRINIHGGAIALGHPLGCTGAKLTATCLANLKEVNGKYGIVSMCIGGGMGAAGIFERL
- a CDS encoding HAMP domain-containing protein, which gives rise to MVNRIIPPKGIKTSIRSNFFFYYFVFGLIPLVTLGFFSYKTASDALKNQAREQLGHLAEKTAHQVDAFFENIEKDIIMYSDCLFIRQFFSKHTPKKPSGAIERYLKGHSHCRQILFLDSTGRQIMGVPDKAEPWNPSRFAAAWDRDLYFSEILHKDGEAFLLLSKKVYDFKTPNRAVGLLVFEIRASALTAFVSSLKMGTRGYGFMMNNQGHIIYHPDSTLQCADNVEILGDKAFSKLLFRMKSGQRGVGPYRFRNKDKFLVFAPCSRQPWSVGIALRQNEFMTEITCLRNKVITFGSLLVLLVSLVIMTFVKSFTLPIQKLTSRARAIGRGDLDQVILISSPTELQCLAMEFNNMAARLKKSMNETIALKTFNDDILQSVSSGIITIDCSGSLTSINRSAKNILGILPDMVDPGKTTKFLPPGLTKVTRLLNHTLEKGEPLTQDESEYPIAQGDPVFLEITRAFKILCQLNES
- a CDS encoding IS256 family transposase — encoded protein: MPEENTEFDFQKALKGIQEGKPFTGKGGVLTSLIKNLAEAALEGELESHLGQEVSANRRNGKSKKTIKSLDGKFELETPRDRAGTFSPQIVKKHQTTLSDEIERKIIALYGLGMSYNDMASHLQEIYGLEISNATLSTITDKIIHTVKEWQARPLENVYPIVWLDAIHYKVRENGKVGSKAVYTILGVNIEGRKEVLGLYISENEGANFWLQVLTDLSNRGVKDILIACVDGLKGFPEAIETIFPDTEVQLCVVHQIRNSLKYVGSKNKKEFMADLSSVRLGCCI